A region of the Mytilus galloprovincialis chromosome 1, xbMytGall1.hap1.1, whole genome shotgun sequence genome:
ATAAAGACCCCCCCCTTCCCAAAAAAAAACAGCTCATTCATTACTTAAAATCTACATTATTAAAAAGCGTGATAAATAAGTAATAGTATTATTTCTAGATTCGATACATGGATGTCATGAGcgataataaaaaaattacctCTCCTACATCATTATTTACTGTATAATTCAATACCATATTGTTTAGGGAGTATCAAAGAAGAAGAATATTTGTTTTAGCTATGTTTCTTCTTTTGTAGATATAAATGTCTGAAGTGTTTCAACTTTGACATGTGTCAAAATTGTTTCTACACTGGAAGGACAAAGAAAACCCATAAATTAAAACATCCAATCCAAGAGTACTGTATGGCTGTAAGTATTTTTGTTAGTTCAGATGCTTCATTGTCTACAATTATGATCATTAACAAAGCTTACATAAAACAACTTCTTGAAATTATTTCAGTAAAACAATGGAatacatttctgcacttgcaagTGGACAATTACTAAATTGAGATATACAAATACCCAAAGTTAATGTAAATTGTAAGTAAAATAAACCacttctttttaattttagttcgaAATGTAGATACAGTTgataataatatatacatttattgcaTGCTTGAATTTTAAAATCACCCTTACTGTTAAAACTTTGGGCAGGTTATAATTGCCAACAGTTgttaattaacttttcaaataatagaacaaaaaacATACAGGGCTCTTTCTTTTAGAGTTTGGGTTGTTTCCAAATAAATGTTTCTTTCAATATAGTTATGCctgattttttatcaaaatcaactGTTACAATAAGTTTACTtcatataatttgtattttaaggtcaagattttttttcttgtattaattacatttatatattgtaGACAACCACGAAAGAAGACACAAAAGCATTTTTGACAACAGTACGTAACAATTTGAGTAAGAAATACAGACAGAAGTCTAAACTAAAGTATTTGCCTATCATGTCAGAAAACCAGTACCACCCTCATACATGGTaagttttttatatttgtatatattccaTGCTTTTGAGATTTCTTGTGCTGTGAATATTTGTTAAATGTATATATTCCATGAGTTGTATTGCTTACTAAACAAAAGTAATAATTACTTATATAAGGCAGTTTTATGATGTAGTGAAATCATCATTTATAACTTCAAATAATTTtactttgaaattgaaaaaaagttgtttgattcaaaattattcttttttcaatCCATGAAAAATTTAAGACCCACAAAAATAAGTTATATCCACAGTGAtctcaaaatcaattttattgagTAAAAATTTTCAGTTGATTATTTCCACAATTAGTTTTCATGTTATTTTGGGGATATTTTTTAAAAAGCGATTATGGATTTCTGCAGCTTAGTTCTGACATCTTTTAGTCTTCATCCAAATTTTCAACTATTCTTTAGTCATATTGCAACACTTGATGTTgtcattcagaaaaaaaaaatgataattcaaACATTTCTGTCACAAGAATATCACAGAACATATTTTGTAACTCTTTTAAATAGAAGACTGAAAATTTATGTTTCTTATGTTTTTTAAAGGAACAATAGAATTGAACCTCCTGTGCCTAATATTCACTCAGCCATGACAGACAATGCTCACAAACTCACTCAAGCAGAAAAACATCCAAGTACAAATGACTTGACGGAAGAAGCTGTTACACCAAATGATGAGAACAAGGTTAATGTCTGACAAtagatttttcttaataaaacttaAACTTCTTGGTCAACGAAATTTCCAAAAACTGGGGTCCATGGGCCATTTTTTTCTCCATATATCTGCATATAAAAGCTATAAGAAATGtataattcgttgaacatttgaatttgtggtttaccTGTTCCCACGAAacccaagaaaattggtacccaacgaataataataaatccacagtatgcTAGAACTCACAAGGAAATCATATGTATCCTGCAGAAAAGATACTTTAAGGGTTATAACATACAGTTAAGCCATCCACTTCTTATGCACTAGTTAAAGTCATACTTCACTTTAGTGTATTTGATTTACAGTTAGAGAAGTATTTATTTCTTGGTAAATTTGAGAAATTTCTTGTTCAGATAAAGGGTAATTAATAATTCTCTGACATGTTTATATTTCTAGGAAAACAAGACTTTTACTGTGCTAGTTCATGCAGAAGATAAAAAGAGAAGAATCTCTGATACAAAAACAGAAGATTCAGATTCATTAATACAACAACGAAAGGAATTggaaaaatttatcaaacagcTAGAGGATGAAAACAGGtatagaataaaaagaaaatcactTGGTTTGGTTTGATTACGAGAAATATCTCTTTATGCAGAAAATAGACAGCAGTCCATAACCCTTAGAGAATGTTCCCTTTCTTTCCCTTGTAAGTTGATTTGCACCTTAGAATTATGGAATTACCATGAACCAGAGAATGTAatcctaaaaaaaaaagtcttcagTTTCAGATTTATTACTATTGTTTATTAATAATCCCTGattatttaatgttttcttcataATGTATACTTCTAAcaaaatatcaatgtttttttatgccccacctacgatagcagaggggcattatgttttctggtctgttcgtctgtgcgtctgttcgtccgttcatcccgcttcaggttaaagtttttgatgaagttgaagtccaatcaacttgaaacttaatatacatgtttcctatgatattatctttctaatttaaatgccaaattagagtttttggggaagacggcttcaagccgtcaatccccaatggggttgaccagagtgtcattccctcacatcattcattttatttttatagtgtgaaaaaaaccccaacaaatcttactgagaatgatgagatggggagacacaaatgaataaattgactttaaacacttttttacacatttcccttctgtttctctcaAAATAATCGTatattgagctctcctttacactatttacgtttcttttacaatccggaaaaatcagtatgacgagatattctaaatatatccaacctacattatattttatagtgacgtcattgttgaaATGCCACACTACAcataagcagggatatccttcactggttatttaaatcattctcaaagattgtgcacttaatattaaaaaatagtatttgttaaatttaaacataatgatgtttgctgtagatgattcaaacatcaacatgcaatactttaatttgtaggtcaacaactttcaaagtaaacaggaagtccgaggggctacatgagatcggggagagaaacgatcttttccatttttttctgtaaaactctgttttgagaatcttcctccaattcaggagcacctcaatttttGAGCTAATTATCCAttaaaataaacacttaaaatgtgacatttagtatatgataagtagtcttccattaaaactaaattttgtgtaccaatataatcattgtaatagttacaaaaaaaattacaaatgttgcattttgtagtttaaacctatttattcatgaaattttacaaatatttcaaaatgtaggatttggaaacaagcttcacacagtttacatcaatcatattgctatttttattagtacctgtatccctgtgatgagagatgtaactgggaactttatcaatggaaatttaaaactgaatagatttttcagtcctaactttcttaagaaataaattaaaaatctgtactgtcacaaaaaaaggaaaatggccctagcctgcagttcagtcatacactattaagatttcaaaaataattgtagttgttgttaaatgacagaatttaactagttgaattttagataattaactatcaactttaattgaatgtttagatttagaagatgcagatctcttccattggtctaaattgaatcctaaactaaagaaacgaaattacattaaacaacaattgattccaatagtgtcaaccttccacatgttctagctgttgtttttttttcattctttatatgagaCTATCAAAAgattaaaccccccccccctccccccaaaaaaaaacatgaaatagaaacaagggccgtctttcccctcagagctttTCAGCTCTTTCATtacaccaatttcacggtccactaaccATAGAAattgatagtgtgagtggggcatcaatgtactatggacacattcttgtttttcttaaaataaacagagaaatttttattttcagacaGTTGCATCAACAGTTGTCAGAATTTCGAGAATCTTCTGATACAGAGAGTAACTTGTCAGGTGGTGAACCAAGAAAAAAGGTATGTAAGGATaactttgaaatatatattgtaaattatagTTTTATGCACTATCtaaaggcattatgttttttggtctgtgcatcATTCTGTTTGTCCTCTCGTCTGTCTGTTCGCTATgggttaaagcttttggtcaagatagtGTTTGATAAGttggagtccaatcaacttgaaacttagtactcatgttccctatgatataatcatgcaaaattagagttttgaccgaAATTTTATGGTCCTCTGAATATAGAAattgatagtgtgagtggggcatggtactattgacacattcttgtttcacaAAAACATAGTAAAGATTTTTTAAAGGTAAATAATcatgttttattatttcagaGTCTCCCATTGACACCATTAGAGAATACTTATTCTGTTGGTTCAAAAGGTCATGAGCGTGCTAAACCAAGTCCAATTAAGCCTGAAATCTCTCATGTTTATCTTCGACATCGCAGCCATACGCCACAGTAAGTTGATTAGTTTTCCTTCATTTCCTGTCATTCcttaaaacaaactatttttataCCATTACATAATGAGAGTAAAGAAGGTTATATTTAATATTGGGTGCTTCAAAAAGTTAATGGAATAATTAACTGAACTATTTCAGAATCTTCAGGTTAATGTGTCGTTTCGGTCTGCTGCCTTAGGTTGGAAGTTCTCTCAAGCACCCGAGTTTCATCCcccaatacaccttattgctatttggaaATCTGTGCCGGTTGAAGCTTTGAcgtacaacaatcacttttccattgtgtcgtcagatattttgtattatcatcCTTTGTTATGTCCTATAATGGCTGACAAATGgtgataaggtgtatttataTTGGCCATCACAAAATATAAATTCGAGATTAAGTGGATTTAACAccataatcaatcaatcaacattCAAATATTCCTATACCAAAATGAACAGAAAACAGAACAGCATTTGGAATGTGTTTTCCAGGTAAAAACCAGTAAAAAGCACTTAGCTgtattaaatgataattttagatgacattttttatttttcccaAATTTTACAGATACAGTCCACTTTCGTCTCCTGATGATCCAGAGAAATTATCTAGATCAAAGATATCTGCAATACATCGATACTCAGACAGTTTCGTGACAGAACCATGTAGTGACAGCAGAAATAGAATGTCTTACGATAGTTTAGATTACATAGATGTTAGTCCGTCACATTTCACATTACCAAGCTATGCACACAGTAGAGCTTACATTGATGAGGAAGCAGAGATGGATAACCTTGTTCACAAAATGGAGCAGGTTTTCCCAAGCAACCTTTCTTACTCAGGTATTGTTCTTTTAGAAAATGCAACACGTATTTTGTATTGTTCTTACAGAAAATGGGGTAGGTTTTACAAAGCAACCCATCTTACTTAGGTATTGTTGGTATAGAAAAACTGACATGTTTCCCAAAGAAACATCTCTTAGTGGAGTATTGTTTAAACATAAAATGATACCTGTTTCCCAAACTAACCTATTTTACATATGTATAATTTATACAGAAAATGGAACAGGTTTCTCAGATATTGTTTTACTCAAAACAATCTTTAAAACAATCTGTTTTATTCtgatacaaatgtattttaaatttgagaTTTAAGCATTGGTTGAATATTATGACAAAGAGTAATTTCTAACACAGTAAGACAATATCAAATTTGCCATTAGGTTTGGTAGTTATGATTACAAATTAATGATCAAAccaaaaacaagaggctctcaagagcctgaatcgctcacctgaatttttttggtttaatctctcatcaatgattattttggcttttcaatttatttaaatgttctttgaatcgtcctattttcttcaaaagcaaaaaaaaaatcatgttctcctatgttctattttagccataggagctatgtttcttgacatacaaggaaatgaaatataaaatttatactagatactctgaaactctaaaactcatttagcctaagtttggctgaaattgatacagcagtttcaaaggagaagattttttaaagtaagtcaacatgatgaacaaattgtgaaaaaagtctttaaagggcaataactccttaagaggtcaattgacaattttggtcaaattgacttatttgtagatcttactttgcttaacatttttgctattaacagtttatctgtatctataataatattcaagataatgacaaaaaactgcaaaatttccttaaaattaccaattaagtggcagcaacccaacaatggtttgtttgattcatctgaaaatttcagggctgatagatcttgacctaatgaacatttttaccccatgtcagatttgctctaaatgctttcgtttttgagatataagccaaaaactgcatttgacccctatgttctattttcagtaacggcggccatgttttttgacggatcaaaaatcgaagcacacactttgtgcaggataatcaaAGGAACAaacatgctaagtttcatccaaatccattcagcagtttcagaggagaagattttttaaagttagcaaatatgatgaacaaattgtgaaaaattgtcattaaaggacaataaccccttaaggggtcaattgacaattttggtcatattaacttatttgtagatcttactctgctgatcatttttgctgtttacagtttatctttatctataataatattcaagataatgaccaaaaactgcaaaatttccttaaaattaccaattaagtggcagcaacccaacaatggtttgtttgattcatctgaaaatttcagggctgatagatcttgacctaatgaacatttttaccccatgtcagatttgctctaaatgctttcgtttttgagatataagccaaaaactgcatttgacccctatgttctattttaagtaacggcggccatgttttttgacggatcgaaaatcgaagcacacactttgtgcaggatactctaaggaacaatcatgctaagtttcattcaaatccattcagtagtttcagaggagaagatgtttgaaaaattgttaacgacgacgacgacgacggacgccaagtgatgagaaaagctcacatggccttttaggccaggtgagctaataatatcAAACTAGATTTTTCACATTCATAATTTCATATTTGACAATATCAAGTTTCCTCATCCCTTATATTCAAGcattaatttataatttcagCTTATTCTACAACAGCCAATGATGAAATGTTGCAAGCAGCATCTACCATAGGAGCTGCCATGTCTGACTATGTCAGTGAAGCTATCCATACTTACTACTAGCAGAGTCTTTAATGGATGAGTTTGTCCTTGGGCTATCTGTTGATTTTTATTATCAAAGGATATCCAAATTATGAAGAAATGTCAGATTTTGTCAATGTAGCTATTCATAGTTGATAACAcatgtacaagttatttttttaagaatctTTTTCCAAATAGagtttttttcttgtattttggTATATAAAGTAATACATTATAATCATaactaatttcagaaattttccccatgtttttttttattgtgaaaattgCGGCTATAAGtgtctcaaaaataaaaacttgcatgttttaaaattttgaaactattttttgaaattgctattttaaaaactttcatttgcatcaattgtttcataataacaatattttctgaatttgcAGTATTTTTTATACTTTCTGTTGTGAGTTGATATAGAACGATTTTAGCAATCAGTGTTGTGACAGTATTTTACATTTTGtgcaatattttttgtatttgtggTGTTGATTTGTACAGTTTTTATAGGGCATCAATTTATACACAATAATGTTCTGATAGATTTATCCTTATAGTTAAAAGATCCATAGAAAAACCTAACAAGGCAAcattatttttacaatatatcatgcaggccaaaaaaaaaattgggggctAAAATTGCAAATTGGCcctaaaatcaaatatattttaaactgtCTCAGATTTAGTGAATTAAATGcagaatgtacatgtatttattttaataatatattttcatgttGTTTTCACAAGTTTTACAGCCATGCAATTTCAGTAACATGTTAAAAGTTAATGTAAATGGCTTAAAATATGCAAAACCTTAGTCTAAATAATAAACACTTGCTTAAATGTTATATAGAGAATGTAATATAGAGCATAGCAGGTGCACAAAATGATATTTAAGTAAAGGCATTTTGTgttaatttattcatttaccaTAATTATTTGGGGCAACATTTGtacttttttataaatcataatgACCGAAATGTTCTTTCTATGAGCCATTTGGATTTTAATGTCCGACAATTCTTTCTCATTACATCAGAAGTAAACGCTTGGCTAAGCTTCACATTTTCTGAAAAGCCTTTCTCTTGGTGCTTACAAAAATGTGGTTAGGAATGACATTAAGCAACGTTTgtattttgatgaaattaaaggGCCAAACTGTTCTTTGATGtaaaatttctttatattttcatgtacatttttgaTTATGGATGTGAATGGAAAAATTAGTCTGCTCTTTACTGTCTTAAGGTTCGTATATGCTGTGCTTGTGATGTTATGACAGTTTAATCAGCAGTAATTTATCAGTAGAGTATGAATAAGTtccaggggttgaagtcataaaactttgctcagtgctcggagcacaaaaatcatgctcgaaacatgaaatccagcattttgattggttgattttcgagtacgagtacaaaaaactgactcgaaagttttatgaccgcaaggccaggAGTCAAATTCATAAGATGTGAATGAAATTTTGATCGTGCATCTTTgtatttttaataacaaataagCTGCATCTGATAGATATGCCTTATGCAAATGAATAACTGCcattacaggggcggatccagccattttaaaaagggggggggggggggtttcccaACCCAGgttaaaggggggttccaactatatgtccccattcaaatgcattgatcgtccaaaaaaagggggggttccaacccccggaaccctccccctggatacGCCACTGCATTATCAATAcatctgtttatttgttttgggTTGAAAAAATCTTAATGCAAAGTCTTCAAATTTTGGGAAATTgagattatataaaaataaaattgagaatggaaatggggaatgtgtcaaagagacaacaacctgaccaaagagcagacaacagccgaagaccaccaatgggtcttcaatgcagcgagaactCCTACAAGCAGATCAAATTCATCTTTTATATCCTATTTGGATGGTCCATAACCAATCAAagtctttaacatgtttatatccTATTTGGATGGTCCATAACCAACCAAAgtcttaaacatgtttatatcctATTTGGATGGTCCATAACCAACCAAAgtcttaaacatgtttatatcctATTTGGATGGTCCATAACCAACCAAAgtcttaaacatgtttatatcctATTTGGATGGTCCATAACCAACCAAAgtcttaaacatgtttatatcctATTTGGATGGTCCATAACCAACCAAAgtcttaaacatgtttatatcctATTTGGATGGTCCATAACCAACCAAAgtcttaaacatgtttatatcctATTTGGATGGTCCATAACCAACCAAagtctttaacatgtttatatccTATTTGGATGGTCCATAACCAACCAAAgtcttaaacatgtttatatcctATTTGGATGGTCCATAACCAACCAAAgtcttaaacatgtttatatcctATTTGGATGGTCCATAACCAACCAAAgtcttaaacatgtttatatcctATTTGGATGGTCCATAACCAACCAAagtctttaacatgtttatatccTATTTGGATGGTCCATAACCAACCAAAgtcttaaacatgtttatatcctATTTGGATGGTCCATAACCAACCAAAgtcttaaacatgtttatatcctATTTGGATGGTCCATAAC
Encoded here:
- the LOC143072449 gene encoding dystrophin-like, translating into MIDPNSCCALEMESVDIYERIVDGWERTETKTGVPYYICHKLQRTTWDHPYLLKTMEELGDYSRIKYAAYRTAFKIRHLQKKFKLDQICIATVKDTFDRHGYPDGYDEMISCTELFAVLNDLYLRLDKGISLTREEAEILGELLQNFMMNLFDVNRTGCIKVMSVKVMLITMCAARLAEKYKAYYNEIHDPSTFISSTNFALFLEDLIQLPDVLHEAGAFGKDVSPAVTNCIQMNSSGVGISEDVFFQWLLKEPQTLVWLPTFHRVAASESIKHEAKCNICKSCPIVGFRYKCLKCFNFDMCQNCFYTGRTKKTHKLKHPIQEYCMATTTKEDTKAFLTTVRNNLSKKYRQKSKLKYLPIMSENQYHPHTWNNRIEPPVPNIHSAMTDNAHKLTQAEKHPSTNDLTEEAVTPNDENKENKTFTVLVHAEDKKRRISDTKTEDSDSLIQQRKELEKFIKQLEDENRQLHQQLSEFRESSDTESNLSGGEPRKKSLPLTPLENTYSVGSKGHERAKPSPIKPEISHVYLRHRSHTPQYSPLSSPDDPEKLSRSKISAIHRYSDSFVTEPCSDSRNRMSYDSLDYIDVSPSHFTLPSYAHSRAYIDEEAEMDNLVHKMEQVFPSNLSYSAYSTTANDEMLQAASTIGAAMSDYVSEAIHTYY